One stretch of Xiphophorus maculatus strain JP 163 A chromosome 19, X_maculatus-5.0-male, whole genome shotgun sequence DNA includes these proteins:
- the rrh gene encoding visual pigment-like receptor peropsin, with product MGMDSEVNSSGDVAPYGGKSAFSQMEHNIVAGYLITAGVISLASNIVVLLMFVKFRELRTATNFIIINLAFTDIGVAGIGYPMSAASDIHGSWKFGYTGCQIYAALNIFFGMASIGLLTVVAIDRYLTICRPDISQKMTARSYNILILAAWLNAVFWSSMPIVGWASYAPDPTGATCTINWRQNDASFISFTMAVIAVNFVVPLSVMFYCYYNVSVTVKRYKTSNCLESINIDWSDQMDVTKMSIIMIIMFLVAWSPYSLVCLWASFGDPKTIPAPMAIIAPLFAKSSTFYNPCIYVIANKKFRRAITGMIRCQTRQRITISTQVPMTISQQPLTQ from the exons aTGGGGATGGACTCAGAGGTGAACAGTTCTGGTGATGTTGCACCATACGGAGGAAAAAGTGCTTTCAGCCAAATGGAGCACAACATCGTGGCTGGATATCTGATAACTGCAG GTGTCATCAGTTTGGCCAGTAATATCGTAGTTCTGCTGATGTTTGTAAAGTTCAGGGAGCTCCGCACAGCCACTaacttcatcatcatcaacctGGCCTTCACTGACATTGGAGTGGCTGGTATTGGCTATCCTATGTCTGCTGCCTCAGATATTCATGGAAGCTGGAAGTTCGGCTACACCGGATGCCAG ATATATGCAGCCCTCAACATCTTCTTCGGCATGGCCAGCATCGGCCTACTGACTGTGGTTGCTATTGACCGCTACCTCACCATCTGCAGACCAGACATCA GTCAGAAAATGACTGCTAGGTCTTACAACATCCTTATTCTGGCTGCCTGGCTGAATGCTGTGTTCTGGTCCTCCATGCCTATAGTAGGCTGGGCAAGTTATGCCCCTGACCCCACTGGAGCAACGTGCACAATCAACTGGAGACAAAACGATGC CTCCTTCATCTCCTTCACGATGGCAGTGATTGCAGTAAACTTTGTGGTTCCTCTgtctgtcatgttttactgctaCTACAATGTGTCTGTCACCGTGAAGAGGTACAAAACCAGTAACTGCCTGGAAAGCATCAACATCGACTGGTCTGACCAGATGGACGTTACCAAG ATGTCTATTATAATGATCATCATGTTTCTGGTTGCCTGGTCTCCCTACTCCTTGGTTTGCCTCTGGGCATCATTTGGTGACCCAAAGACCATTCCTGCCCCGATGGCCATTATTGCTCCTCTCTTCGCAAAGTCCTCAACGTTTTACAACCCCTGCATCTATGTTATTGCCAACAAAAA gttCAGGAGAGCCATCACTGGGATGATTCGATGTCAAACAAGGCAAAGGATTACAATCAGTACACAGGTTCCAATGACAATCTCCCAGCAGCCTCTGACCCAGTAA
- the LOC102224915 gene encoding photoreceptor outer segment membrane glycoprotein 2-like, with translation MAVLKVKFTKTRRDKLAQILWILNWISVVTGVILFSLGLFLKVELKKREELMAEKDIQYVPNMLIAVGLIACIINFLGGKICYDCVDSTKFLRWKLIMLPYIVCTFFFTLCVLVGALMCYSMHWELEEALNLGLMQAMRFYKDTDMPGRCFLKHTVDTLQIQFQCCGNSGYKDWFQIQWISNRYLDMSKKEVIDRLRSNVEGKYLMDGVPFSCCNIDSPRPCIQQQITNNSAHFNYEHQTEDQNLWMKGCRQALLEYYTHIMQSIGLTVLITWLFELSVLTGVRYLQTSLENMLRQGDPDSESDGWLLENSFMETARTNLSIIKSLGKSNQINTANNGDPNIDVPSTSKAHYGPDNVPPKEKMETS, from the exons ATGGCAGTTTTAAAGGTAAAGTTTACTAAGACCAGGAGGGATAAGTTGGCCCAGATCCTGTGGATCCTCAACTGGATCTCAGTGGTTACAGGGGTCATCCTGTTCAGCCTGGGGCTCTTCCTCAAGGTGGAGCTCAAAAAGCGTGAAGAGCTGATGGCAGAGAAGGACATCCAGTATGTTCCCAACATGTTGATAGCTGTAGGCCTCATTGCTTGTATAATCAATTTCCTGGGTGGGAAGATCTGCTATGACTGTGTGGACTCCACCAAGTTCTTGCGCTGGAAGCTGATCATGCTGCCCTACATTGTGTGCACCTTCTTTTTCACCCTGTGCGTGCTTGTGGGGGCTCTGATGTGTTACAGCATGCACTGGGAGCTGGAGGAGGCTCTGAACCTGGGCCTGATGCAGGCTATGAGGTTCTATAAAGACACAGACATGCCAGGACGCTGCTTCCTGAAACACACTGTGGACACACTGCAGATACAGTTCCAATGCTGTGGGAACAGCGGCTACAAAGACTGGTTTCAAATTCAGTGGATAAGCAACCGTTACCTGGACATGTCCAAAAAGGAAGTCATAGA TCGACTGAGAAGTAATGTAGAGGGGAAGTACCTGATGGATGGAGTCCCATTCAGCTGCTGCAATATCGACTCACCTCGGCCCTGCATCCAGCAGCAGATTACCAACAACTCGGCCCATTTCAACTATGAGCATCAGACCGAGGACCAAAACTTGTGGATGAAGGGCTGCCGACAGGCACTGCTGGAGTACTACACCCACATTATGCAGTCCATTGGCCTTACAGTCCTCATTACCTGGCTCTTTGAG ctgtcAGTGCTGACAGGTGTTCGTTACCTCCAGACCTCCCTGGAAAACATGCTGAGGCAGGGAGACCCTGACTCTGAATCTGATGgttggctgctggaaaacagcTTCATGGAAACGGCCCGCACCAACCTGAGCATCATAAAGAGCCTCGGCAAGAGCAACCAAATAAACACAGCCAACAATGGTGACCCCAACATTGATGTCCCATCCACCTCGAAGGCACATTATGGGCCAGACAATGTTCCCCCAAAGGAGAAGATGGAAACAAGCTAA